In Rhodopirellula sp. P2, the DNA window GGACGCAGTTTGCTGCTCGCAAAACCGACCGGTGCATTGCCGCACAAAGGCGGTCTGCGTTTGGACACGGAATCGCGAGACTACGAGATTCTGGCTCAGTGGATCGCCAACGGGGCCGCGGCTCCGGCGGACGAAGATGCGTTGATCGAGAGGATCACGGTGACACCGGGAAATGCCAAGCTGGGGCTGGGCGATCGCTCGCAGGTCCTGGTGACCGCGCATTACAACGACGGCAGTTCACGGGACGTGACGCACTGGGCACAGTTCACCGCCACCGACGAAGCCGTTGCTGGAGTCGACGAAAACGGTCGCGTTCAAATCAACGGCAGTGGGGAAGCCGCGGTGTTGGTTTGGTACGCGAGTCAAGTTGCTCTCGCTCGAATGACGGTCCCGTATCCGAATCAAGTTGAAGCGGGTGTGTACACGTCTGCACCGCGTCGTAATTTCATCGACGATCTGAATCTGCAGCAACTTCAAACCTTGCAATTGCCGCCTTCGGATCGGTGTGACGACGCAACCTTTCTGCGGCGTGCAACACTGGACACGATTGGACGCTTGCCCACTCAGTCCGAACGCACTCACTACTTCTCTTTGCCGGAGCACCAGCGTCGTGACGCATTGATCGATCAGCTTTTGGCCGCGGATTCGTTCACCGACTATTGGTCCTACAAGTGGTCCGATGTGTTGGTCATCAGCGGCAACAAACTGCGCCCGGTTGCGGTCAAGTCTTACTACGATTGGCTGCACGACAGCGTCCGCACCAACAAGCCCTGGGACGTGCTGGTGCGAGAGATTTTGACCTCCACCGGCAGCAGTGCCACCAACGGGGCCACCAACTTCTTTGCGGTCAACCAAACGCCCGAGGAGATGACCGAAAGTGCGTGTCAGTCGTTCCTGGGACTTTCCATTGGATGTGCCAAGTGTCACAACCATCCGCTCGAGAAATGGACCAACGACCAATACTACGCAATGGCCAACCTGTTCTCGCGAGTGCGTGCAAAGGGCTGGGGCGGCGATTCCCGAAATGGAGACGGTCGACGGCAATTGTATGTGTCGAATTCAGGCGAATTGGTTCAACCGAAACTCGGCAAGGCTCAACCGCCAGCACCGCTTGATTCGGAACCGATGGCATTTGATGACCCACGCGACCGAAGGGAAGTTTTGGCGGAGTGGCTGACTGACCCTTCCAATCCTTACTTCGCCCGTTCGATCGCCAATCGCATCTGGGCCAACTACTTTGGACGGGGGTTGGTCGAACAAGTCGACGATCTCAGGCTCAGCAATCCAGCTAGCAATGAAGCACTGCTGGACGCCGCGTCGCAGCATTTGATCGACGCCCGGTTTGATCTCAAGACATTGATGCGGACGATTCTGCAGAGTGAAACCTACCAACGCAGCAGTGTGAGCGTTGCGGAAAACCGTGACGATCCAATGTATCTCAGTCACTACGCACCGCGACGTTTGATGGCGGAAGTCTTGCTGGATTCGATGGACCAAGTCCTGGGCACGTCGACCTCGTTCACTGAGATCGCTTTCGCGGGTGCTGACAAGCAGAAGACGGATTTTTACAACGCGGGAACTCGAGCGATTGAGCTCTATGATTCAGCTGTGGACTCGTATTTTCTGAAGACGTTCGGCCGCAACCCTCGCGAAATTGTTTGCGAGTGCGAGCGGGATGCGGAGCCGTCGATGGTTCAGGTCTTGCATCTCTCCAATGGCGAAACCCTGAATCCAAAGCTGAATGATCCGGCGAGTCTGCCTAGTCTGGCGGCGTCTGAAGAATGGGACCGTGACGAATACCTCGACACGCTTTTTCGACGGGCTTTGTCACGAGTCCCAACCGTGGCGGAACGTCGATCGTTGGTGGCCGTCATGGATGAATACGGCGACGACCAAACCACCGCGATGCGAGACGTCGCATGGAGCGTGTTGACCAGCGTCGAGTTCACTTACAACCACTGAGGCGATTGCTTGATGAAAATTTTCTGCCTCCCGTTGGTGTTGGCCGTTTGCTGGTGCCCAGAAAGATCCTGGGCCGTCGATTTCGCCCAAGACGTGGCCCCGATCTTGCAAACGTATTGCGTCGGCTGTCATGCCGAGGACGATGCGCAAGGCGGATTGGCAATGGACACGCATGCCGCGTTGATGAACGGCGGCGAATCAGGGCTGGCACTCACCCCAGGGGTGGCTTCGAGCAGCCGGATGTTTCTGATGGCATCGGGCAAACTCGATCCCGTCATGCCGCCCGATGACATGGAAGGGCCGAGTGAAGAGGAACTGGAGATTCTTGCCGAGTGGATTGAAAACGGTGCTCCGGGACCTGACGGTGACATGCCAATTCGGCGTGATTTGAAGACACCGAAGATTGCAACTGCCAGTCATGTTGCCCTGCCCGTGACAGCGATCGCACTGTCCGCCGACGGAGCATGGCGGGCGACGGCACGTTTCGGTTCGATCACCTTGGTCCATCAATCCAGTGGTGAATTGAAACAGATCGCGACCGAGCTCGGGAAAGTCAACTCGCTCTCGTTCAACCACGATGGCTCGCAGTTGCTGGCTGCCTCGGGGCTGACCGGCGGTTACGGACAAGCCACCTTGTTCAAGGTGGCGGATGGAACGGTGAAGCAGGAATTCATGGGGCACGATGATGTGCTCTATGCCGCCGCGTTTTCACCCGACGGCAAGCGAATTGCCACGGCGGGTTACGACAGAAGGATCCTGATTTGGGATGCGGTTTCTGGGGCGTTGATTCGTGAGTTGGTTGGTCACAACGGTGCGGTTTTTGATCTCGCGTTCTCTCCGGACGGCGGGCTGTTGATTTCGGCTTGTGCGGACGAAACCGCCAAGGTGTGGCATGTTGAAACAGGCGAGCGTCTGGACACGCTCAGCCAGCCGGAAGGCGAAGTCAACTGCGTTCTGTTTTCCAAAGATGGCCGGTGGATGCTGGCGGGCAGCGCTGACAATCGACTGCGTGTTTGGGAATTGGTTTCAAAGGCTGGGCCTGCAATCAACCCGATTGTGCAAACTCGGTTTGTTGATGAATCACCGATCACTCGAATGGCGTTGACCCCGGATGGGCGTGGCTTGGTGATTCTCAGCGAAGCCGGCAACGCGAAAATGCTGCGCACGGATGATTGGTCCGTTGTGGGTGCGATGGAACCTCTGGGCGAGACCCCCAGCGACTTGGTTGTCTCCGCCGATGGAACAACAGCAATCATTTCGTTGATGGACGGACGTGTGGTGGAACGGCGGTTGCCTGGCATGGGACGCCAGGATGCCGAATCCAGAGGGAAATCGTTGGATCCGGTTTATCTGGATTTAGGATCGTTGGCCAAGTGGAAGGAGTCTGAACTGTCGTTCAACGATGGAATCGCGAGTGTTCCGCGTGGCGTCCAAGTGACAGGGACGTTGGCAGCAGAAGGCGAAGCAGATTGCTATCGATTTTCTGCACGCCGCGGCGAGGCTTGGATGATCGAAGCGGATGCAACCTCCGGAGACTTGGATCCAAAGCTTGCGGTGCTGGACGAAGCTGGGCAGCCGCTGTCGCGAGCCAGGCTGCAGGCCGTTCGAGACACGTACTTCACTTTCCGTGGCAAGAACAGCAATCAAGTCAATGACTTTCGGTTGTTCGGATGGCAGGAGATTGGTTTGAACCAGTACCTGTACTCCAACGGCGAAGTCACCCGGACCTGGCGACATCCGCGTGGCCCTGACTCGGGGTTCGATGTCTATCCCGGTTCTGGGAATCGTCTGACCTACTTTGGCACGACTCATACAACGCATGCTCTGGGGGAACCAGCTTACGTTGTGCGAGAATTGGGGCCACAGGAAGAACCGGAGCCCAACGGTCTGCCTGTGTTCGAAGTTTTCTATGAGAACGACGATGACCCAAGCCGGATCGCAGGGAAGTCGAGTCGCTTGCAGTTCATTGCCCCGCGTGACGGGGAGTTCACGGTTTGTGTCCGCGACACCCGCGGCCATTATGCAGAGGACTTTCAGTACCGATTGCGAATCCGACCGGCGGCTCCTTCTTACATCGCATCGATCGGGAGCATGAACCCCCTGCTGCTTCCCGGGGCTGGCCGAAAGATCGACTTGAAGATTGAACGCATCGATGGGTTTGCTGGCCCCGTCGCATTCGAAATCGGTGATCTGCCTTCAGGCTGGCATTCCAATTTCCCTGTCGTCATCGAGCCCCATCAGTTTTCTGCCGAAGGATTGATCTTTGTGCCCGAAGGGATCGAGTCACCGTCGGAGCCCGTTGATCTGCAGGTCAACGCCTCCGCCGAAATTCTGAATCGTCGCGTCGAGAGAAAGGCAGGCACGATTCAAGGTTTGACCATTGGCTCCCCACCGAGCGTGATTCCGAGGATCCAACCCAGCGGTCGAGATGTCCCTGACAATGAAGACTGGACGCTGGTGATTCCGCGAGGCACCACGGTCTCGGCCCGCATCGTCCTGCGACGAGGCGAGGATGCGAAGGGCAACGTGAACAACCGTGAGGTTCGGTTCGGGAAAGAGGGCAGCGGACACAACGCGGCCCACGGCGTCTACGTCGATAACATCGGATTGAGCGGGTTGCTGGTGCTTCCCAATGAAAATGAGCGAGAGTTTTTCATCACCGCGGATCCTGTTGCTAGACCGGGGAAACGTTCGTTTTTCTTGCTCTCTGAAAACGAGGGTGGGGTCGCCAGTTTCCCAATCACGGTCGAAATTCGCGACGCCTCGGCACTCAGTGCTTTCCAGGATTGAACTTTTGGGCGTCCAACTGCATCAGAACGCCAGCAACCATTCGGGGAATTGATTCTCGATCTCCCCCGAAATACACAGGAGCAGCGTTGAGTTTGCAAAACCGATACCTGGATGATCAAAGAATGTCCATTCCCCGTCGAATCGGAATCTGTTTCGCGTTCGCGTTCGCGTTGCTTTGTGTTTCTGCGATGGAATCGGTGGAAGCCGCCACGTTCGCGAACTTCTCAGCAGACCGGCACAACCGCTTTTTGGGCGACGATTCGCTCAATCCAAACTTCTGGTTGGATCATGCGTTGCTCACCGGCGTCGCGGTTCAGCGTGCTGTTTTGATTTCCCCGCAACACTACGTGACTGCGACGCACACGGGAATGATCAACCCGACCTTTGTTGCCGCCGATGGGACGCGGCATACCTACACCGCTGATTCGTCGACCATTTTGCAAACAACCTTGCAGAACGACTTTCTGCTTTCGAACGGCACGACATTGCTGGCAGGCACCAGTCACAACAGCGATTTGTTGCTCGTCAAACTGGATGCCCCGGTTCCGCTTGCCGATGGGATCACGCCGTTGGCGGTACTGGGCGGTGGCTACTTTGACATGCTGGGGCGGAGCATGATCGTTCAAGGTCAAAATTCTCAGTTCGGGTCCGACACGATCGATTTCACGCAGACGGTGGAACTGAACACCGGTGCAATCACCGAGTCAGTGATTTATCGATGGGATGATCCACTGGGTGGGGGCGGCCTGGATGAGCTCACGCTGGTCGGTGGAGACTCTGGCGAGGGCTCGTTCATCGAACTTGGCGGGCAGTACGTGTTCACCGGAACGAACATGGGAATCGCCACGGATTCGGAAACGATGGAGAAGTTCAGCTTCAACAACTTCGTTTCGCCTTACGTGGATCTGATTGCGACAGAAGTCTCCGCGGACGGTTTTTCGATCTCCGTCGTCGCGGTGCCGGAGCCGTCCATGGCTTGGGCGATGCTTACAACGCTGGGCTTTGGATGGGCGCGACGACGTACCAAGCGATCCCGATTGCGTGGACAAGTGACGCAAGCAGTACCATCAGGTGCCACACCGCATGCAAGTACGGGGCTCTGCGATCGTTCATGAGAAAGATGGTGCCCAGGCTGTAGAGCACGCCGCCAATGAACATGGCGTAGGCGAGTTCCACGGGCACATTTGCGATCAGCGGAATGGCTGGCAACCAACCCAGCAACAAGTACGAAACCACGCTGATTGAATGCAGTCGATGCATCCGCACAGCTTTGTTGAAGAACCCAGCCAGAGCTGCCACCCACATCGCGGTGAGCAACGGAATCCGCCAACCGCTTGGTGAATACGCATAAGCGATCGGCGTGTACGTTCCGATGATCATCAAGTAGATCGCGGCTTGATCACAGGCACGGAAACGGTCCACCCAGGGACGCTTCAGGAACACGTGTGACAATGTCGAGCAAACAAACGTTGTGACAACCGAAGCGGCGTAGACGCCGCAAGCAATCGCCAGACCAGGATCGCCTGCCGATGACCTCACGAGCCAAGTTCCAACGCCACACCAGAGAACGGCGGACAACCCGTGTGTCCACGCGTTCGCCCATTCTTGCTCGGGCTGAATCGGCGGTGCATCCAAGGTGTGGTTCAACGTTTTAGTTTCCTGATAGAAGGTTTTCGTCACGCAGCCAGCGCAGACAGAGTTCGGGCCAAAGGTCGTCGGCTCGACCGTCCATTCGTCCTCCGAAACCGTGCCCGCTTCCGGTGAACACGTGCAGTGCCGAGGGCACCCCGGCTTCATGCAGTTTGGTGAACATGGTCACGCAGTTCATGACCGTCAGGCGATCATCTTCGCCATGGACCAAGAACATCGGCGGTGAGTTCTCGTTGATTTCAAAGCCGTCCAGTTCCGTGGGGGAATCTTCTTTGACCAACCAAGCGGGATAGATCAGGCAAGCGAAATCGGGAAGCCGGATTGCTTCGTCGTGCTCATCGATCGATTTGTACTGACGTTCTGTGATCGTCGCTGCACGGCATGCCGCCTGACCACCGGCAGAAAAACCCATCACACCGACCTGATCGGGGGCGTTGCCCGTGACCTTGCCCGCCCGAATCAGGGCGATTGAACGTTGGATGTCTTGGACGGGTGGTTTCCATTTGGGATCCATGGAACGGGTCGGCACCCGGTACTTCAAAACCACGCTGGTCACACCGCCGGCGACCAGTTGCTCTGCGATTTCAGTGCCTTCCAAGTCCCAAGCCAGAATCGAGAACCCGCCCCCTGGGCAGATGACCATCACGGTCTTGGACGGATCGCCGTTCTCATCTTTGGCGGGAAAGACGTGCAGTTCTGGAGTGGAGACATTTCCCAGGCGAATCAACCGTCGACCACCCACTTGATTGTCGGTCGGTTTGGTGAAATCACTTTCTGGTTCTGTAGGCGCGTCCCACTGCGGTGCCGCGGAGGGCCAAACGGGAACAACATCGACGGGTTCTGCGCCGAAACAGGTGGTGGCCATCAGCATGGCGATCAGGGAGACGCTCCAAAGTCTGTTTTGATTGATCAAACAATTGATTTTCATTGCAGGCAAATCCGTGGGGAGAACACTTTCGAAAAACAGATCGACATCGTAACCCATGCGTTGTTCACGCGCGGCTCCACCAGAAACGGACCAGATCCGCGACCTGTTCACCTTCGATTTCATCTCCCAGCATCAGCTCGTCAGCCAATGCCGCGATCGCCGACCAGCAGGGATCCGCGGCGACGATTTTTCGCAACCGATGGACCGCTTCCCGTAGCAATTGAACTTGCTGTGCCGCCTGTGGCTTGATCGCCGCGGCACACAGCTGAGCCTGTCGCCAATCACTGGCCCATGTTCGAACGTCCAGCAAATCCTCGTCACCACTTTGGTAGACAAATTCGGCGACTGGTCCGGCAAGAATCGTCAGCAATTCACGTTGTCGTTGCCAGCTGTCACTTGGATCGACCCGCCCCCAGTTGACGATGCAGTCACCAAAGCGATGCGGCATCCCGTCGTCTTGGTCATCGAACATGGACGCTTGCGACAGGCTCACGCGGTCGATCTGCGCCCCCAGAGCGCAGCCCACGATCGCGTGACCGGCCTCGTGGTAGGCGGTCACCAACTCGTCTTCGTCGTCTGCCCAAGTCCAGTCCATCAACCATTCATCGTGCTGGTGTTTCGTTGCGATGTTCATCGTAGCGGTGACGATTGATTTGCACGACCTGACCGGGATCGATTGCGGCAGCGGGGGGGACGGCGCACGAAAAAACCGCCGCGAGTGAGCAACACTGGCGGCGGTCCATTGGCATGGTTCGAGAAGCTCGGAGTGCGAGCTTCGAGACGAACTAGTTCAACATTTGCTTGACTTCGGACATCACAGCTGCGACGTCGACCTTGTCAGCATCGAATTCGTGGCGAGCGACGACTTGCGAGTCGTTGGCGATCACGATCGTGACCTGTGCGTCGGACAGTTTGTAGTTGGCAGGGCCATTCTTGTCCTTGGCAACGACGATTGGCACGTTTTTGCTAGCCATTTTCTTGCCTTCGCCTTTGAGGCTATCAGCTTTGTCGCCGAACAGCGTGACGAAACCCTTCAGTTGTGCGTCACCGTTGGCAGCCACGGCGGAATCGATTTCCTTGACCAATTTCGCGACAGGTTCACCCGTTTGGCGAGCGAAAACCATGACCATGGGGCGTGAGCCGTACTTGCAGCGATAGCAAAGAGCTTCGCCGGCTTCGACACCATCGTCTTCAGCGCCAGCGACTTTGGTCACGTAGAACGCGCCGATTGGGTCGCCCTGGCAGAGTCCTTTGTCGGCGGTGGCAGGGTCTGCGGCGAACGCAGCGGGAATTGCCATTGCACAGGCCAAGGCGGCAGTCAGAAACAAACGCGACATCAAGCTTCTCCGTTTGAAGCGGGGATACTTTGCGAGGTTGGGCAGAGTCGCCCAAATTCCTCGCGAGGGGGAACAAGTACTGTGTGAGGGAAATGACGTTTGGATCAATTGATCCGCCATTGTTGGTAGCCAATCCGCGAGAAAAATTTGCGACTTGGGGGACCGCTTCTGATTATTCTAACGTCCATGCGATGCGGCTAGTGAGGATCGCTCCAATTGTATCGTGTTGTTCCCTGACAATGGGCTCAATCTGATGGCAAGGTTTCCCCCAAACGCACAATTGCGTTGAAAGTTACAGCGTGTACCTGCTCCTTACCCGTTAGGAATTTCCAATGAATTTCGCTCGTTTCTTTGCCGCTGCTGCGGTTGCTGTTTGTGTTTCGTTCGCTTCAACCGCCAGCGCTTGCGGCCTGCTCGGCTGTGGCAGCGACTGCTGCGAAGCCGCTCCCGTGTGCTGCGAAGCACCCGCACCGGTTTGCTGCGAACCAGCTCCCGTGTGCTGCCCACCGGCACCTGTGAAGGTCTCGTGGTGCGTCAAGAATCCTTTGACCTGCTGCCCTGTTGAAGTCAGCGCCTGCGTTCCTGCTTGCTGCGAAAACGTGATCCCTGAAATGGTTTGCTGCAAGAAGGGTTTCTTGGGCCGCAAGGTCATGACTTTCAAGTTCCCTTGCTGTGACACTTGCGTGGACGTCGTCTTCACGCCACTGGGCCGCGTCATCGTTCGCGACTGATTGGGAACGGCTGGCCGGATCACCGACCCGCCACAATTGAACAACGTCTTTAAGACGACTACAAAGCCGGTTGAGTTTTCAGCCGGCTTTCTTTCTGCGCAGTGCCATGTCCAGCAACCAACTGTCCAACGACCCGCCCACCGTCGTTTGTAAAATTGCAACCCAGCAGCAATGGGAGCAAATGCAAGCCACGGGCGTCCTTCTGCCAGCACCGATTGATGTCAGCGATGGCTTCATTCATCTGTCGAGTGAGCAACAAGTCCCCGGAACATTGGCGGCTCACTTCGCCGGCCAGACCGGGTTGGTGGTGCTGCACATCCGTGTCGCTGAGATCGAGGCGAATTTACGATGGGAGGAATCACGCGGAGGCGACCGCTTCCCACACCTCTATGCGGAGCTGCCGCTCTCGGCGGTCGAACGAGTCGAATCGGTGTTGACCTGATTCGGCAACGATCGCGCAGCCGAGTTTTCGTGGCCGCGAGCGTGTTGCAGTGTCCAGCCCCAATAGCGAAGCCATCGCAAACCGCCCCACGCCGACGCGATGAACATGAATCCGCAAAACACAGAAGCGAGCATCAGACCCAGGATGACTTCTTCCAAGATTGCTAAGTAACCGAGTCCGAGAACAATGCAGGACGCCAACCAGATCAAAAGCCCACCCAATCCGGCAGCGAAGCTTTTCCTGTCCACGGCACGCCAAGTTTGGAACCAACCTTGGTTGGTCGGAAGCTGAGCAGATGAATGGTCAGGCGGCAGGTCCATGCTGGTCTCCTTCCACGGGATCCCGCGGCTCACATCGATTGAATCAAGGGATGTCGATGGCAGCCAACCAAATGATCGTTGACCATGCCGGACGCCTGCATCAGAGCATAACAGGTCGTTGGTCCGACGAATTTCCAACCGGACTTCTTCAGCACGCGGCTCATCTTGGTTGACTCGTCGGTGATCGCCGGGACTTGATCGAGTCTTCGATAGACCCGTTGTTTCTCAGGGGCGAATTGCCAAAGCAACTCGGCAAGCGACTCACCATCATCCAGCAACGCTCGCATCGTCCGAGCGTTCTGAATCGCGGCTTCCATTTTGGCTCGGTTTCGGATGATCCGAGCATCGATCATCAGTCGCTCAACATCGGACGGCGTGAACTTCGCGAGCCGATGCGGATCGAAGCCAGCGAAGCATTCCCGGAACGCTTCGCGGCGTTTCAAAATCGTGATCCAAGACAGGCCGCACTGAAAACCTTCCAAGCAGATCTTTTCAAACAGACGGAGATCGTCTCGGACAGGGACGCCCCACTCCTCGTCGTGGTAGCGGATGTAGACCGCGTCGGGACCGCACCAGCCACAGCGAGCATTGCCTTCTTCGTCGGTGAGGAGATCCTGTGGCACGTCGCTGGACTGTTGCTCAGTGGAAGCGAAACGGACCTACACCAGCGAGTCACCGCGAGCGTAGCGGCCGAGGGTTTGCTGGTATTTCTTCTTGCCTTCCTCGACGCTTTTGCGAATTGCCTTGGTGCTCTCTTCGCTTTCTTTGCGGAGTTCAGCGATCATCTGCAGCGATTCGATTTGGAAACCGCTGATCGCGTCGACCAGTTTCTGCACCGACTCGGGATCGATCGTGCTTCCGTAACCGGCTTTCAAAGCGGCACGTTCCAATTCGCGACCCAAGCCAGCGATGTCTTCCAGTCCCTTGTTCACGCCTTCTTTCATGGCCTCGGTGGCCTGGGTGACTTCGTGCAAACCATGTTGGCTGGTGTAGACCGTGCCCAGGATCGTGAAGACGTGTTCGTTGGTGGTGAAGAACGTCACGGCGCGACGGAACACACGTTCCTTCACATCGTGAGTTTGTTTCAGTTTGGTGATCAGCGTTTCACCGACGTCGTAACCAACCTCGAGGTTCTCAGCGATGTCCTTGAGCAATTGGTAGGTTTTGTCCTCTTCCTCAAATTTGTGACGCGCTTCGTCGCGTCGCAATTGCAGTTGGCTCTTGCCCGCTTGGTCTTCTCCTGCGTAGTTGTCGAGCGCCTCTTGCGCGGTTGCCAACCCATCTTTGGCGGCTTCTAGAATCGGAGCGTGGGTGTCCAGCAATTCGCGAGCGAGCACTTCGGCTTCCTTGAGCGCGAAGCGGAAGTCGATGTACGCGTCCATGATCTGTTCTTCGATCTTCAACGCATCCTTCGTGTCTTTGGCGACCTCGCCGTAGACTTCCGCGATTTTTTCAAATCGATCGCTGGGGGTTCCGCGACGGAGTTTCATCCACCAGTTCGAAACCTTTTCGGTGCCGCTGATCTTTCCATCGTCCAATTGTGAGATCAGACGCTTGCTGTCCTCGCGGACCGAATCGAACATCTGGGTGATGTCCATGTAGCGGTTGCCGATCTGGACCGATTCGATGTTGTCACGGACGAGTGCGTTGAACGAACTCATGTGTTTGATCACGTCCGCGATTGCCAGCACCTTGGCTTCGTCCAGATGCCGAACACCTTCGAGCAAGCTGAGCAGTTCTTGGGGGGCCGTGTTTTCGGCCGCGCCAAACTTCTTCAGCGTTTCGAGGGCACTGTCCAGGTACTGGCGCATGGATTGAGTGTCACGCTGCGTCGCCGGAGCGGCCGGCGTGGTTTGTTGGGCGGACTCTGCCGGAGCAGAGGCTTTGGCTTGCTGGCTCATGACCAAGAACTCGTGCGTAAAAATAGAAACGTGAAAAGGAAACTCATTCTCGGGGGACGCATCCAAGGCAGGATGTTCCGCCGCGAGATTGTACCATTGCCCAGCTTGGCGGATTTTTACCACCGATCAGGGCGCATCAAATTGATCGTGTCAGTTGGACGTCACGGGAAACCACCCTGCCCCATTGGCGTGGAACGTGAAGAGGCGGGAAAGTCGTTTCCAGGACCCTGGTTAGACTACGTTGCTCTGCAACCAGGGGCAATCATACGAAAGCGGAACAGACCACTCCCGCGATGCCGCGACTCAGCGATACAATTCATTCCGCAGCATCACGAAAGACTTGTTCGATTTGCAGCGCCTCGAAGATCGCGATGAACGGCCTTCTTCATTCAACGCCAACCACTTTTCTCCATTCTCGTCCTCATGGCCAACGCTCAAGCACAAGCGACCGCACCGTCCACCATGGAACAGCTGCGCGAACGACGCGCGGCGACCAAACTGCCTGGCGAAGACCTGACGATCGCGGAAACCTTGCGGGTCATGGACGTGGCTCGTGAATTGCGGGACCGGCGTTCCACCGCCGAAGACATGTTTCGTTCCGACGACGTCCGGATTCAATTGCGTGAAAAGCTGATGCGAACCGCAGCGTTGTCTGGCGATCACGTCAGTGCGGCGGAGATCGACGCCGCGATTGATCAATACCTGTCCAATCTTCACACCTACGAAAAACCCCAGCCCGGGTTCAAAAAGTTTGTCGCCTATT includes these proteins:
- a CDS encoding DUF1553 domain-containing protein; translation: MVSESIAETAESSIVLLPQQITLSHAGDLQRVSVAEWTDGNAGAAIDGVIVESSDPNIVKVVGQTLQAVSAGMAVVTATTENGETNSVEVTVSGTGKPHSWSFRNDVQSVLAKQGCNMGACHGALAGKGGFVLSLRGYDSDADFRAITRQARGRRIEMADPGRSLLLAKPTGALPHKGGLRLDTESRDYEILAQWIANGAAAPADEDALIERITVTPGNAKLGLGDRSQVLVTAHYNDGSSRDVTHWAQFTATDEAVAGVDENGRVQINGSGEAAVLVWYASQVALARMTVPYPNQVEAGVYTSAPRRNFIDDLNLQQLQTLQLPPSDRCDDATFLRRATLDTIGRLPTQSERTHYFSLPEHQRRDALIDQLLAADSFTDYWSYKWSDVLVISGNKLRPVAVKSYYDWLHDSVRTNKPWDVLVREILTSTGSSATNGATNFFAVNQTPEEMTESACQSFLGLSIGCAKCHNHPLEKWTNDQYYAMANLFSRVRAKGWGGDSRNGDGRRQLYVSNSGELVQPKLGKAQPPAPLDSEPMAFDDPRDRREVLAEWLTDPSNPYFARSIANRIWANYFGRGLVEQVDDLRLSNPASNEALLDAASQHLIDARFDLKTLMRTILQSETYQRSSVSVAENRDDPMYLSHYAPRRLMAEVLLDSMDQVLGTSTSFTEIAFAGADKQKTDFYNAGTRAIELYDSAVDSYFLKTFGRNPREIVCECERDAEPSMVQVLHLSNGETLNPKLNDPASLPSLAASEEWDRDEYLDTLFRRALSRVPTVAERRSLVAVMDEYGDDQTTAMRDVAWSVLTSVEFTYNH
- a CDS encoding c-type cytochrome domain-containing protein, which translates into the protein MKIFCLPLVLAVCWCPERSWAVDFAQDVAPILQTYCVGCHAEDDAQGGLAMDTHAALMNGGESGLALTPGVASSSRMFLMASGKLDPVMPPDDMEGPSEEELEILAEWIENGAPGPDGDMPIRRDLKTPKIATASHVALPVTAIALSADGAWRATARFGSITLVHQSSGELKQIATELGKVNSLSFNHDGSQLLAASGLTGGYGQATLFKVADGTVKQEFMGHDDVLYAAAFSPDGKRIATAGYDRRILIWDAVSGALIRELVGHNGAVFDLAFSPDGGLLISACADETAKVWHVETGERLDTLSQPEGEVNCVLFSKDGRWMLAGSADNRLRVWELVSKAGPAINPIVQTRFVDESPITRMALTPDGRGLVILSEAGNAKMLRTDDWSVVGAMEPLGETPSDLVVSADGTTAIISLMDGRVVERRLPGMGRQDAESRGKSLDPVYLDLGSLAKWKESELSFNDGIASVPRGVQVTGTLAAEGEADCYRFSARRGEAWMIEADATSGDLDPKLAVLDEAGQPLSRARLQAVRDTYFTFRGKNSNQVNDFRLFGWQEIGLNQYLYSNGEVTRTWRHPRGPDSGFDVYPGSGNRLTYFGTTHTTHALGEPAYVVRELGPQEEPEPNGLPVFEVFYENDDDPSRIAGKSSRLQFIAPRDGEFTVCVRDTRGHYAEDFQYRLRIRPAAPSYIASIGSMNPLLLPGAGRKIDLKIERIDGFAGPVAFEIGDLPSGWHSNFPVVIEPHQFSAEGLIFVPEGIESPSEPVDLQVNASAEILNRRVERKAGTIQGLTIGSPPSVIPRIQPSGRDVPDNEDWTLVIPRGTTVSARIVLRRGEDAKGNVNNREVRFGKEGSGHNAAHGVYVDNIGLSGLLVLPNENEREFFITADPVARPGKRSFFLLSENEGGVASFPITVEIRDASALSAFQD
- a CDS encoding PEP-CTERM sorting domain-containing protein (PEP-CTERM proteins occur, often in large numbers, in the proteomes of bacteria that also encode an exosortase, a predicted intramembrane cysteine proteinase. The presence of a PEP-CTERM domain at a protein's C-terminus predicts cleavage within the sorting domain, followed by covalent anchoring to some some component of the (usually Gram-negative) cell surface. Many PEP-CTERM proteins exhibit an unusual sequence composition that includes large numbers of potential glycosylation sites. Expression of one such protein has been shown restore the ability of a bacterium to form floc, a type of biofilm.), translating into MSIPRRIGICFAFAFALLCVSAMESVEAATFANFSADRHNRFLGDDSLNPNFWLDHALLTGVAVQRAVLISPQHYVTATHTGMINPTFVAADGTRHTYTADSSTILQTTLQNDFLLSNGTTLLAGTSHNSDLLLVKLDAPVPLADGITPLAVLGGGYFDMLGRSMIVQGQNSQFGSDTIDFTQTVELNTGAITESVIYRWDDPLGGGGLDELTLVGGDSGEGSFIELGGQYVFTGTNMGIATDSETMEKFSFNNFVSPYVDLIATEVSADGFSISVVAVPEPSMAWAMLTTLGFGWARRRTKRSRLRGQVTQAVPSGATPHASTGLCDRS
- a CDS encoding alpha/beta hydrolase, coding for MKINCLINQNRLWSVSLIAMLMATTCFGAEPVDVVPVWPSAAPQWDAPTEPESDFTKPTDNQVGGRRLIRLGNVSTPELHVFPAKDENGDPSKTVMVICPGGGFSILAWDLEGTEIAEQLVAGGVTSVVLKYRVPTRSMDPKWKPPVQDIQRSIALIRAGKVTGNAPDQVGVMGFSAGGQAACRAATITERQYKSIDEHDEAIRLPDFACLIYPAWLVKEDSPTELDGFEINENSPPMFLVHGEDDRLTVMNCVTMFTKLHEAGVPSALHVFTGSGHGFGGRMDGRADDLWPELCLRWLRDENLLSGN